Proteins from one Rosa chinensis cultivar Old Blush chromosome 7, RchiOBHm-V2, whole genome shotgun sequence genomic window:
- the LOC112180349 gene encoding uncharacterized protein At4g22758 isoform X1, with protein MSERGLRRRSQVTGSGRRTRLSNASPSSHRKTPPARRSPKQRSKPIKILKRCSSEPLLRSPVADFGEEVVPHVGWELRSEPEGVLFRPQTCVDVFASSPTLMTPFSPNNHEAYKKDAKVVLNVSVEGSPGPVRAMVKLGSTVEETIKLVVDKYTKEGRTPKLLKDEASSFELHQSYFSLQSLDKSDLIGDVGSRSFYLRKSSSNNGGSTTSLEVIPVRANSPPPALHPGLLLPNFIARRLRKFVRRTHRLWKVIVCM; from the exons ATGTCAGAGAGGGGTCTCCGGCGACGATCTCAGGTGACGGGTAGTGGCCGGAGGACCCGGCTTTCGAACGCTTCACCATCGTCGCACCGGAAGACCCCACCAGCTCGGCGATCGCCCAAGCAACGTTCCAAGCCTATAAAGATTCTCAAGCGATGCTCCTCCGAGCCCCTGCTCCGGAGCCCTGTTGCCGATTTCGGCGAGGAGGTGGTGCCGCATGTTGGTTGGGAGCTGAGGTCGGAGCCGGAGGGAGTTCTCTTCCGGCCTCAAACTTGTGTCGACGTTTTTGCGTCGTCTCCGACGTTGATGACGCCCTTCTCTCCCAATAATCATGAG GCATACAAGAAAGATGCAAAGGTGGTCTTGAATGTTTCGGTTGAAGGAAGTCCAGGACCGGTAAGGGCCATGGTGAAGTTGGGATCTACAGTTGAAGAGACTATCAAGCTTGTTGTAGACAAATATACTAAAGAAGGCAGAACTCCCAAGCTTCTCAAGGATGAGGCATCGTCCTTTGAGTTACACCAGTCCTACTTCAGCCTTCAAA GTTTGGATAAATCAGACTTAATTGGGGATGTTGGTAGCAGAAGCTTCTATCTTCGAAAAAGCAGCAGCAATAACGGAGGATCAACTACTTCTTTGGAAGTCATTCCTGTGAGAGCAAACTCTCCTCCACCTGCTCTGCATCCTGGATTGTTACTTCCAAATTTTATTGCTCGTAGACTCCGTAAATTTGTTAGAAGAACTCATAGACTTTGGAAGGTCATAGTCTGTATGTGA
- the LOC112180349 gene encoding uncharacterized protein At4g22758 isoform X2 — protein MSERGLRRRSQVTGSGRRTRLSNASPSSHRKTPPARRSPKQRSKPIKILKRCSSEPLLRSPVADFGEEVVPHVGWELRSEPEGVLFRPQTCVDVFASSPTLMTPFSPNNHEAYKKDAKVVLNVSVEGSPGPVRAMVKLGSTVEETIKLVVDKYTKEGRTPKLLKDEASSFELHQSYFSLQRIVWIKHN, from the exons ATGTCAGAGAGGGGTCTCCGGCGACGATCTCAGGTGACGGGTAGTGGCCGGAGGACCCGGCTTTCGAACGCTTCACCATCGTCGCACCGGAAGACCCCACCAGCTCGGCGATCGCCCAAGCAACGTTCCAAGCCTATAAAGATTCTCAAGCGATGCTCCTCCGAGCCCCTGCTCCGGAGCCCTGTTGCCGATTTCGGCGAGGAGGTGGTGCCGCATGTTGGTTGGGAGCTGAGGTCGGAGCCGGAGGGAGTTCTCTTCCGGCCTCAAACTTGTGTCGACGTTTTTGCGTCGTCTCCGACGTTGATGACGCCCTTCTCTCCCAATAATCATGAG GCATACAAGAAAGATGCAAAGGTGGTCTTGAATGTTTCGGTTGAAGGAAGTCCAGGACCGGTAAGGGCCATGGTGAAGTTGGGATCTACAGTTGAAGAGACTATCAAGCTTGTTGTAGACAAATATACTAAAGAAGGCAGAACTCCCAAGCTTCTCAAGGATGAGGCATCGTCCTTTGAGTTACACCAGTCCTACTTCAGCCTTCAAA GGATTGTGTGGATCAAACACAATTGA